The Candidatus Methylomirabilota bacterium genome contains the following window.
ACGCCGCCAGCTGGGTCTGCAACGCCGTAAGCTGGATCTGCCATGTCGCCATCTGGGCCTGCAACGCGACGAAGGGGTTGCCCCGTGCCGCTGGCATTCCGGAAGTGCCGCGCCCCCCGGGTCCCTGGGCGAGAGCCGGGCTGGCGAGAGCAACAGCGAGAAAGGCACATCCGATCATCGCTGTCGAGATCCGCCGCATGAACATGGCCGATGCCTCCTTGTCTGAGAATCGCCGTCGGTTCGGCATCCTTCTCTGCCGCCCCACGCGCTTCTCAACGCACCGCACCGGTTGGAGCGCAAGAGGTGTGCCGAGTGGATTGCGCATAGAATTAAGAGGTTAGCGGAGCCGTCTCCTGCCATTTCGACATCGCGGCTGCCGTTGTACGTCAGTCGAAAAGGAGATACGAGCTGGCGCCGCCGTCGTCGCGGTCTTTGGGCTGACGACACCGCGTGCGACCCTGGGCGACGCGTCGACGGCGGCGGGCTCTTGCGCCCGTGACCGGCCCGTGTACACTTGAGCCGTCTGCCGTCAGGGTCGGACCTCGCCTCCGAGGCTGCTCTCTTCCGTCCGCGGGGCGTGTCGTCAGGTAGGGAAGAGAGTTCGAGGAGGAGTCACATGGCAGCCAAGCTCTACATCGGTGGTCTCTCGTACTCCACGACCAGCGAAGGGCTCCGGGAGTTCTTTGCTCAGTGCGGGAATGTGCTGTCCGCGACGGTCATCACCGACCGCTTTTCCGGCCAGTCGCGGGGCTTCGGGTTCGTCGAGATGGGATCCGCCGAAGAGGCTCAGAACGCGATCTCGCAGTTGAACAGCCGTGAGCTGGACGGTCGGCGCATCATCGTCGAGATCTCTAATCCGCAGGCGCCGCGCACCGGCGGCGGAGGTCGGCCGGGCGGCGGCGGCGGCCGCCGTCCGGGCGGAGGCGGCGGCGGCCGCGACAGCGGCTACGCGCACCGGCCCTCCAAGCCGGTGCGGTGGTAGTGCGAGCCGCAGGGCGGCCAGGGGGGCTGGGGCCCCGGGGTCCGAGGCGAGCGGATCTAGAGAGTCCGAGACGCGCGGGAACGAACAGGTGAAGTGATCGGACGGTAGGCGGTTTCGTAAGACGGTTTCGTCAAACAGCCGCGGGGCCAGCCGGAAGGACCGGCTGGCCCCCTCGTGCTTCTGGGGCTCTAAGCCGGCGCCCCGGCCGCGGGCGGGACCGGGCCGGCGGTGTCGAACAGCCGGTCGTACCGCCCGTACTCGCGCGCCCCCTCCATGAACCACTTGACGGCCTCGGGGTCGGAGCGCGGCGGAATCTCACACGAGGTCGACAGGATGAACGCCGAGCGCCGGGCCGCGGTCTCGATGCACCGCTTCACGTCGGCGTACATCGCCTCCTTCGTCGTCTTCTCGAATCGGGTGGCGTCCACGTTGCCGATGCCCACCGCCCGGCCCCGGGCGACCTGTATGAACCGCTCGAGCTGGTCCACGTGGAGCTTCGGGTCGGACTGCTGGTCCAGATCGAACGAGACGGTGGTGAAGCCGCACTGGATCAAGTCCTCGTAAATGGGATACGTCGTTCCACAAATGTGAGTCGTCACGCCGACCTTCTTCGCTTTGAAATACTCCACGAGCTCTTTGTGGTAGGGCGCGATGAAGTCTTTGTAATTGTCCGGCGAGATCAGGCTGATGGACGCGGTGGGCTCGGAGAAGCTGAGGCCGATCCCGGTCTTGACGATCGCGTCCCCCCAGAGCTTGCAGAAGTCGGTGGTGACCCGCATCAGGTCGTGGATGAACTGCGGGTCCTCGAAGGTGTCGAGCAGCATGAACTCGGGATTTCGCATGAGCATCGCGATCGTCCAGGGGCCGACCGCGACGGCCCCGATGGCCGTCGGCGGCTTGGCCTTGACGAGCGCCTCGCACTGCTCGAGGAACCCGGGCAGGCGGCAGCTCCGGTACGGATCGGGCATCGGGAGCTTGGCGAGCTTGGCCTTGTCCTCGGCGAGCACGTGGGCATCGATCGAGGGGACGACGTAATCCGAGTACTTCACGCGACAGCCGAAGGCCTCGGCCTCCTTGGCCAGGTCGTTGTAGGCCAGCACCACGTCGGGCTGGTAGCGCTCGTGGTAGTTCAGCATCGCCTTGATGGCCTTGGGCACACTGGTGCAGTACTCCTCGATCGAGAGCCCGTCGAGCGTGCCGGCGAAGGAGGCGACGATCGGATAGGTGGGCACGCAGTCGGCGAACGAGCGCTTGTAGGCGGCGACGACCCGCTCGCGCCCCGTGTACTGGGACCGGCCGCGTTGGGCGTCCCAGACGCGGTTGGCCTCCATGTACCGGGGCGGCAGCTTGGCCTCGTACTCCATGAACTGCGTGATCGGATAGCGGATGCCGCCGGCGTGGGTGCCCCGGAGGCCTTCGATGACCTCCTCCATCTGGCGCCAGGGGATGGTGAAGGCCATCTCGTGGTCCTGCGTCTGGCCGAAGATGCGGTCGCCGGAGCAGGGCAGGATCACCTGCGGGCGCCCGGTCTGCATGGTCGTCACGATGATGTCCGAGCAGACGACGCGTCCCGAGAACCCCGAGGCGAGCTTGCCCCCGCCCTTCCAGAGGGCGGCCTGGGTCAGCCGCATGATCTGGGCGGGATTGCCGTAGACGCAGACGAGGTCGGGCTCGAACGGGGCCCGGTCCAGCGGGGCCACCAGCAGCGTGTGGTACTCCCCGGGCGCGAACTTGTCGACCGCCGCCTCCGAGCGCTGCCCGGCCTCCTTGGTCTCCGTGTACATGCCCTCGCAGAGCGTGCCGGAGTTGTGCAGGTGGGTGGGCTTCTCGAAGCCGAGCGCGGCGATGCCCAGCGAGCAGATGTGGTCCTCCCGGGTGAGCGCGATCATCCAGCCGTACCGCCGGGCCATGTCGATGACCTGGCAATTCATGCTGAGCTTCTTGAAGTCGCGCGCCGGTCGCTTGGCCTTTTCGGGAATCTCTTCGCCGGGCCGCAGCATCCGGATCGCCACGGGGAATGTCTGGGGCCGGATGTAGGTCTGCAGCTCCCGGTCGGCGGTCTTGACGTCGATCATGGGACCTCCTGGGAAACGGCTGAGTCGCGGCCTGAGCGTACTACGCCGGCGCACAGCGTCGCAATCTCTTGCCACCCGCGGCCCGCGACGACGTACCCATCTCTGACGCGTGCGATGCAGGGCGGAGGGGTGGAGGGCCCGGTCGGCCCCGGTGTGGCATTTGCGTGAGCGCCTGGCATGCGGCGCTCGCTCGCGCTCGCGCTGGGCGTGTTCATCGGCCAGTGGCTGGCTTTCGCCGCCACCCCGTCCCCGGCGAACCACCACGGGCTCGGCCTGGCCGCCTGGGAGCGGCGCGACTACGCCGAGGCCCTGCGCCAGTGGAGCCACGGCGTCACGCTCCAGCCGGATAACCCGCTCCTGCACTACCGGCGGGCCACCGCGCTGGCCCGCCGCGGCCAGCCCCAGGCCGCCGCGGACGCCTACCGTCTCGTCCTCCTGCTCAGCCCGCCCGTCGAGATCGCCCGTCTGGCCCGGGAGGGGCTGTCGCGCCTCGACGGGGCCCCGCGCAGGTCACCGGTACCGAGACCCCAGTGCCCGTCGAGCCGTCGCGCGGCGTCTGGGTGGCGTCGGTGGTCCTCGACGGCCAGCGGGCGGCGCGCGCTTCATCGTGGACACCGGCTCCAGCTTCACCATCGTGGCGCCGGGGCTCGCCACCGCGCTCGGGCTGCCGGCGCTCGGAGCGCTGGGGGTGATCGAGCTGCAGACGCCGGCCGGCCAGACGGCGGGCGCCGCCCCGACGCTGTCGTCCCTCCGCGTCGGCAGCGCCGAGCTGCGCGACGTCCCGATCGTCGTCCACGATCCCGGCCCCGGGATCGACGGCATCCTCGGCAACTCCTTCCTCGCCCATTACCGCCTCCCCCTCGACGCCGGCCGGCGTCAGCTCCACCTCCGACCCGCGGCCTGGACTGCCTGGCGCGCCCCGACGCGCCCTTTCTGGCGGAGCGTCACCGACGGCAGGAACAGGTTCTGGAACAGCCGCAGCTCGTGGCGGTAGAGGTCGTTGAGGGCCACGACGGCGGCCGGCGTGTCTAGCGGAGATAGCCCCCGAGCTTGCGGACGTGCGTCCAGTTCTTCTGCTACCGGCGCGGGCGCCGCTGCCGCTTGGCCGGCGCGAGCCGGCGATCGATCTGCCGGGCGCTGATCGCTTGGAGCTGCCGGCACACGACCGGGGACAGGGTGAGCCGGCGCCGGGCCCACGGCAGCCAGGCCGGCAGCAACGCCTTGAGCCGCACCGACCACGGGTAGCCGGCCGCTTCCCAGATGGTGGTCAGCGCTTGGATCACGGCCGGGTTATACGTGACCGGGCGCCGCCGACGCCGAGGACGGGCCCCGCCGGGTGCCGGCCCGTTGAGGAGGCGCAGGGCGTACTTGGCGCGATACGACGCCTTGAAATCTTCGGGGTTTGTCTGTTACGCTCCGCAGCCGTGTAGGGACGCCAGCGGCCTCACATGCCAGAGAGGTCACTGGTTCGAGTCCAGTATCGTCCACCATTACCTCCCTCGCTGGGATTGCATCGGGAGCGCCGGATGAAGGTCTCGATTTTCTTTGACGGCGGGAATTTTTACCGCTCGCTGCTCCGCTTCGACGAGTCTATCCGGGTCGACTACGATCGTCTCGCGCTCTGGATCACCCACGCCGTCGGCGGATCCACCGCCACCTTCGGCGGCGCTTATTACTACGTCGGCGTCACGCCGGACGCGCCGCCGCTCGTAGAGGCGTTCCTCAAGGGGCTGGAGCTGCGGCCCGGGTACTTCGTCAAGCGCGAGCCGCGCGTCCGGCGCTCGGGGCGCTGCTTCGCCTGCGGCGCCGACTACGAGTACACGACGGAGAAGCGGGTGGACACGCGGCTGGTCGCCGACCTCATCCACTTCGCGGCCCACGGCGCCTACGACACCGCCGTGCTGGTCTCGGGCGACGACGATTTCGTCCCCGCCGTGGAGGCAGTCAACGCGCTGGGCAAGCAGGTGTGGGTCGCCACCTGGTCGG
Protein-coding sequences here:
- a CDS encoding RNA-binding protein codes for the protein MAAKLYIGGLSYSTTSEGLREFFAQCGNVLSATVITDRFSGQSRGFGFVEMGSAEEAQNAISQLNSRELDGRRIIVEISNPQAPRTGGGGRPGGGGGRRPGGGGGGRDSGYAHRPSKPVRW
- a CDS encoding DUF169 domain-containing protein; translation: MIDVKTADRELQTYIRPQTFPVAIRMLRPGEEIPEKAKRPARDFKKLSMNCQVIDMARRYGWMIALTREDHICSLGIAALGFEKPTHLHNSGTLCEGMYTETKEAGQRSEAAVDKFAPGEYHTLLVAPLDRAPFEPDLVCVYGNPAQIMRLTQAALWKGGGKLASGFSGRVVCSDIIVTTMQTGRPQVILPCSGDRIFGQTQDHEMAFTIPWRQMEEVIEGLRGTHAGGIRYPITQFMEYEAKLPPRYMEANRVWDAQRGRSQYTGRERVVAAYKRSFADCVPTYPIVASFAGTLDGLSIEEYCTSVPKAIKAMLNYHERYQPDVVLAYNDLAKEAEAFGCRVKYSDYVVPSIDAHVLAEDKAKLAKLPMPDPYRSCRLPGFLEQCEALVKAKPPTAIGAVAVGPWTIAMLMRNPEFMLLDTFEDPQFIHDLMRVTTDFCKLWGDAIVKTGIGLSFSEPTASISLISPDNYKDFIAPYHKELVEYFKAKKVGVTTHICGTTYPIYEDLIQCGFTTVSFDLDQQSDPKLHVDQLERFIQVARGRAVGIGNVDATRFEKTTKEAMYADVKRCIETAARRSAFILSTSCEIPPRSDPEAVKWFMEGAREYGRYDRLFDTAGPVPPAAGAPA
- a CDS encoding retropepsin-like aspartic protease → MDTGSSFTIVAPGLATALGLPALGALGVIELQTPAGQTAGAAPTLSSLRVGSAELRDVPIVVHDPGPGIDGILGNSFLAHYRLPLDAGRRQLHLRPAAWTAWRAPTRPFWRSVTDGRNRFWNSRSSWR
- a CDS encoding NYN domain-containing protein, producing MKVSIFFDGGNFYRSLLRFDESIRVDYDRLALWITHAVGGSTATFGGAYYYVGVTPDAPPLVEAFLKGLELRPGYFVKREPRVRRSGRCFACGADYEYTTEKRVDTRLVADLIHFAAHGAYDTAVLVSGDDDFVPAVEAVNALGKQVWVATWSAEELSKDLRVRCFGHIHLSEGLGAFRVERARVQPSRALRPSAGQATERMLAELQRAESRLPHVGRGYFVMRWRSHLLPPAGPEREALVQQMIDAGLVEEFEATDAEGRSVRAIRSRAATSPEGVSATG